CAAAAAGTTAAGTATACCCTCGTACTTTCCACTTTAAAATCAAGCATATCCCTACCTtgtcttttctctattttcttttttcttttctaattattattaacctagcaaataagaataatattaatactaatccatatatataatataaaaattaattataaattataattttattaattattattttaaaaatattatcaataacttatccaaaataataataataataatataatatataatatattaaatttacaacttattgtttcattttgataattaaaaatataaagctattataatttttattatatagatttcataaatttaaaatgtttaattttgtaatataactattaagaaaatagtacaataaaatatttgtttttataattgttaaaaagtaaaattaaggCTTGTCATAATGCATTATACTTTTAGCGTATTTATGTTTTAAGTTCAATATATAAATGTTGTGCTTACATTTTGCAATAAATCTAATAGcgttaaaaacattattttatccTACCATAGTAGTGTCTATGTTAATACATCATTTCAATGAATTAACATTATATACTAGatgaattattattagtaataatttttataacaaaaatcataaacttttaaaaaataatgttatctAAGGATAGTTTATAGTAAAGAGAATTTTAAAGAGTATGGAGCAAGTATTCACAAttgattgtttaaaaaaaaaaaaagaattaaaatgaaatcaGGTTATGTCTTAATATattgtatatttaaaatattaatgttgTAAGATCAATGCATTTTTGTCATATCTATAACTTGGatataatattagttttattaaccatataaaactaatatgataaataataatattaatgaggcatccataataatttaattagtctTAATGCAGCATATAAAGCATAAAaggcaaataataataataacaataataataattttttaatgaaacttACAAgccttaagaattaaaaaaatataaattatcttCTAGGGTTTCTTTGTAgtactaatataaaaaataataatattatttttaatataatattaaaaatatgaataataaagtccataataattataaaaataatagataatattaataagaatgatattaataataacatgaataattcaaaatactaatatataaataataatattaatacctaataataaaaaggagtaaaaaaattataattgaaaaaaaaaaaaaagcaaaagttAGATGGGAATAAGaggaaaagataaaaagagGGTATAATTAGAATTATGAAATTGTCAACTTTTCAAATCATTACACATTTTTTATTAGGAAAAGATAAAAGGACTAACATGAACTTGTAAAGATGGtgaaccttaaaaaaaattatcacccATGACCTACCATTTCTGACtgttttcccaattttttaatgataaaaattaaatggagTTCACAATTGTATTAACAATTCAAGGAGATCAAgtaaaaagatatttgaaagtgtttttaataaaaatgcttgaaaattgtatttttctaacatgaacatttatttgaaattctaaTGTTTTTTCATGAGTTTTCAATAATATCTTTTAGAAGAAGTATCTGTCAAGTGTTTATTTAAGAAGCACCCTTGATTGGTTTGTAACTTCAAAATGAttacagattttttttttcaaatgattaatttttagtaATATATACTCTTTAAGAATTTGAAGCCATTTTTGGCCCTACTTTCCAAATGAGCTCTTTGTCAATTTAtcactttatttctttttcattggtAGTTAAAATATTACATGAAGTTTGACCAAGACTTTAAAATCCATTAAACACAACCAATTATTTAGTCATAGAATTGAACTAAAccacaaatattcaaaaataagttttctgAATTGAATTGAGTGGTATATTCAGTCATgaaacttttctttttgttatttccTTCATATCTATAAGAAAAGCATGACAtaaattctcttttatttatatgtatttggaaaaaaaaaaaaaactcatctttttttattattaaatctaTTAATAGGAAATGTTATCATTATGTCCAATCCATGATCTAAGTTTCACTTTTAATTAACtacaaaattgaattaaaataatgcaatattatttttttaaaaataacaaaattttcattttgagcATGTCCTTTTTCATAATATGTCTTATAAAAAGCACAAACCACTCTTAAATAGATGCATCTTTGCTCAACATTATGAAGCAAGAATCTTCAATTTCTTGAGTCTTACAAATCAAGATGCAAAAGAAATTATTTGCAATTGACATCTACCACTGATAATTTGAAGATTAGGTATAGAttccttgaaaaaaattgttgataagAGTTAGGAATGCAATGACTTTTGCACACAATTGTTGACAAGAATTGGGAATGCAACCACTTTTCCACACAATTGTTGATATGAATTATGAATGCAATGACTTTTCCACCCTATCAAAGACAACAAAAGTCTTGACTAAAAACATGCAATTGGAAAGGAAACTTCATATTCATAtctaaatatgtaattttaattgACAAATAAGAAATCTTTTCAATTGATTTAGATTCCTAGCAATAATCATGTTGTTCCTCAAGCCTTGATACAATGAATTCAATTGCAATGATTTTTCCACACAATTGTTGATAAATTAGGAATGCAATGACTTTTCCACACAATTGTTGATATGAATTAGGAATGTAACAACTTTTTCCACCCTATTAAGGACGACAAAAGTCTTGACTAAAAACATGCAATTGCAAAGAAAACTTTATATTCAGATctaaatatgtaatttaaattgaaaagaaagaaatattttcaattgatttaGATTCCCATCATTGATAATGTGGTTCCTAAAGCCTTGATACAATGTATTCAATTGCTAccttctattttaattttaataaatgaagtagTTATATACTTCATTCTAATTAGACCATTCACATCAATTAGGATCATTGACATATACAATTGATAATGTGAATATTAGGTATAGATTCCTTGAAAACAATTGTTGATAAGAGTTAGGAATGCAATGACTTTTGCACACAATTGTTGACAAGAATTGGGAATGCAACCACTTTTCCACACAATTGTTGATATGAATTATGAATGCAATGACTTTTTCACCCTATCAAAGACAACAAAAGTCTTGACTAAAAACATGCAATTGGAAAGGAAACTTCATATACATAtctaaatatgtaattttaattgACAAATAAGAAATCTTTTCAATTGATTTAGATTCCTAGCAATAATCATGTTGTTCCTCAAGCCTTGATACAATGAATTCAATTGCAATGATTTTTCCACACAATTGTTGATAAATTAGGAATGCAATGACTTTTCTACACAATTGTTGATATGAATTAGGAATGCAACAACTTTTCCACCCTATTAAGGACGACAAAAGTCTTGACTAAAAACATGCAATTGCAAAGAAAACTTTATATTCAAATCTAGATAtgtaatttaaattgaaaagaaagaaatattttcaattgatttaGATTCCCATCATTGATAATGTGGTTCCTAAAGCCTTGATACAATGTATTCAATTGCTaccttctatttttattttaataaatgaagtagTTATAAACTTCATTCTAATTAGACCATTCACATCAATTAGGATCATTGACATATACAATTGATAATGTGAATATTAGGTATAGATTCCTTGAAAACAATTGTTGATAAGATTAAGAATGCAATGACTTTTGCACACAATTGTTGACAAGAATTGGGAATGCAACCACTTTTCCACACAATTGTTGATATGAATTATGAATGCAATGACTTTTCCACCCTATCAAAGACAACAAAAGTCTTGACTAAAAACATGCAATTGGAAAGGAAACTTCATATTCATATCTAAATACGTAATTTTAATTGACAATTAAGacgaataatttgaaaaaaaaatggtcaataacatattttcaaatatctcaAACTATTAACATTTGTtaacataataaaaattctagaaatgagtaatttaaaaatattgtgaaaataataattatatatatttgtatctaatataattaaaataagatatttgagaactaataattttagaaacctaaaccaaattaaagaaaaaaaatgtaatcaatatagaaaatattacatatttctaattaaatatttaaaaaaataaatctcttaTAAGCCAATTCTTCAAGAAGAATTGATGACATGCAATTCCATGCATGATCTCAATTGTTTGATGAGTAACAAatgaatcaatttttgtttttcaatttcttgatgcaaaatgaaaaaaaaaaaaaaaatcttatacaGAACATAAGCCTACGAAAAACAAATTCATGAcagatttttttatagtttaataATAAACTATGTGTCTAATTCTCCTCCcattgatatttatatttattaatttttgaaaaaaatatgttaagtaGTTTATATAAAGATATATGTACAAGTAATACTAAGTCAAGTGGACTTCCTGTATCAACTAGGTTGTTGATGTCAACATATTTGGTCcttacttctaaaaaaaaattgtaattattaattttaaataggttATATTTAAAAGTGCATGGAGTGAAAaggaatatttttaattatttcattttaattaaaaaattaagagcattttgataaaataaagtaaattgaGTGTGGAATTGAGCTCATGTATGTACTCCTTTTCAATTCCATTAATTGTAGATGAAGGAGGTAGTTGGATGTCAACACCAACTAATGGAAATGTTGGATGTATCACATTTAAGTCTATAAATAAGTATTTCATCTTCATCCTTCCCTCCAAGTACGACCCCTAATAACTTCCTTTGTACCAATCCAACAATGGCCCTTGAATATTCTTCATCCTACTCCTTTCTCTCCCGACTCATCATCACtccttttttcttcatatttctcattttcCCTCTGTATTCAATATTATCATTCCATGTCACCTTTACATCTGCCTCTACACCTGCCACTTCTCTTTCGAATGTTCAACAAGATCAGGAAGCACTTACTCTTCTAACATGGAAGGCTAGTCTTGATAATCAAACCCgatctttcctttcttcttggtCTGGACGCAATTCTTGTCATCATTGGTTTGGAGTGACTTGTCACAAGTCAGGAAGTGTCTCCAATTTAGACCTTGATAGTTGCGGTTTGAGAGGTACACTCCATAATCTCAATTTCTCATCACTTCCTAACCTCCTCATTCTTAATCTTCATAACAACTCCCTCTATGGTACCATTCCAATCAACATTGGTAATCTTTCCAAACTGATCATAGTTCTTGACTTTGGTTTCAATCATTTCATTGGTGTAATACCTCACCAACTTGGATTTCTAACATCTCTTAACTTTCTAGCATTGTCTTCTAATAATTTCGAAGGCCCAATTCCTCCTTCCATAGGGaacttgaggaatttaaccaCATTGTACCTTCATActaacaaaatttctagttccatccctaaaaaaattggattgttgagatctctTAGTGTTATTGATTTGTCAGCTAATAATCTCACTGGTTTGATCCCTCCATCTATAGGAAACTTAAGGAACTTAACCATTTTGTCTCTTTTTAAGAACAAACTTTCTAGTTCcatccctcaagaaattggattatTAAAATCTcttaattttcttgatttgtcAACTAACAATCTCACTGGTCCAATTCCTCCTTCCATAGGTAACTTGAGGAACttaaccactttgtaccttCAAAGAAACAAACTATCTGGTTCtatccctcaagaaattggattgctAAGATCTCTGAATGATCTTCGATTGTCAACTAACAATCTTATTGGTTCGATCCCTTcttccataggaaacttgaggaacTTAACCACTTTGTCTCTTTTTAAGAATGAGCTTTCTGGTTCcatccctcaagaaattggattgttaaGATCTCTTAATGATCTTCAATTGTCAACTAACAATCTTACTGGTTCAATCCCTTCTGTCATTGGAAACTTGAGAAATTTAACCACTTTGTATCTTTTTAAGAACCAGCTTTCTGGTTCcatccctcaagaaattggatggTTGAGATTGCTTGATGATCTTTACTTGGCATTTAACAATCTCAACGGTTCAATACCAGCTTCCATAGGAAACTTGTCTGGCTTAACCTTTTTGTCCCTTCATTACAATAGACTCAGTGGTGCCATTCCTCCAGAAATGAATAATATCACTCATTTGAAATCTTTGCAGTTAGGTGAGAATAACTTCATTGGCCAACTACCACAAGAGATATGCCATGGTAGTGTTCTTGAAAACTTTTCCGCCTTTGGAAACCAATTCACTGGTCCTATTCCAAAGAGCTTGAAAAATTGCACTAGCTTATTTAGAGTTCGGCTTGAAAGAAACCAACTTACGGGAAACATAGCCGAAAGTTTTGGTGTCTACCCGAACCTAAATTATATTGATCTAAGCAACAACAATTTTTATGGTGAGTTTTCTGAGAAATGGGGGCAGTGCCACATGCTGACACACCTGAACATATCCAACAACAATATTTCTGGTGTTATACCGCCTCAACTTGGGAAGGCAATTCAACTGCAACAACTTGATCTCTCCGCCAATCGTTTGAGTGGGACAATCCCAAAAGAATTGGGTATGTTTCCCTTATTGTTCAAATTGTTGCTAGGCAACAACATTCTTTCAGGAAATATTCCTTTGGAATTGGGAAACTTATCCAATCTTGAAATCCTTGACTTGGCATCAAACAGCTTAAGCGGTCCAATTCCCAAACAACTGGGGAACTTCTGGAAATTATCATCCTTGAACTTGAGCGAGAATAGATTTGTGGACATCATTCCCGACGAAATTGGAAAGATGCATCATCTTGAAAGTCTCGATCTTAGTCAAAACAAGTTGACAGGAGAGATACCACCGCTGCTAGGTGAATTACAGTACCTAGAAACATTGAATCTCTCCCATAACGAGCTCTTTGGCACCATCCCACACACGTTTGAGGATCTGATAAGCCTGATAGCTGCTGATATATCCTACAATCAATTGGAAGGTCCTCTTCCCAACATCAAAGCCTTTGCTCCATTTGCCgcattcaaaaataataaaggtcTATGCGGTAATAATGTCACTCATCTCAAGCCATGCAGTGTTAGTCGAAAGAAGGCCAACAAGTTTTCTGTTTTGATAATAATACTCCTCACTGTGAGCACTGTATTGTTCTTATTTGCTTTAATTATTggcatttattttcttttccaaaaattgaGGAAGAGAAAAACCAAGTTTCCAGAAGCAAATGTTGAAGATCTATTTGCAATATGGGGCCATGATGGGGAATTGTTGTATGAGCAAATCATACAAGGGACTGACAATTTCAGTTCGAGACAGTGTATTGGCACTGGAGGATATGGTACTGTTTACAAGGCTGAGTTGCCAACAGGTCGGATTGTTGCTGTTAAAAAGCTTCACTCATCAGAAGATGGAGATATGGCTGATTTAAAAGCTTTCAAAAGCGAGATTCATGCTTTAACACAAATAAGGCATCGCAATATCGTCAAGCTTTATGGCTTCAGTTCATTTGCAGAGAACTCGTTTTTGGTTTATGAGTTTATGGAAAAGGGGAGTTTGCAAAACATTCTATGCAACAACGAAGAAGCAGAAAGATTAGATTGGATTGTGAGGCTAAACGTTGTTAAAGGCATGGCTAAAGCTTTATCCTATATGCACCATGATTGCTCACCTCCTCTAATTCATCGAGACATATCGAGCAACAATGTTTTGTTAGATTCAGAATATGAAGCTCATGTATCTGACTTTGGCACGACCAGGCTTTTAAAGTCAGACTCATCTAATTGGACTTCATTTGCAGGAACTTTTGGTTATACTGCTCCAGGTACATTTTTCTTAGTGCCTTGCTTATCTCTAAACAGCCTCTATACATCATATGTAACTTTTATAATTGCTTAGCAGAGCAAAGCATGATCTAATCTTCTTTGCAGAACTTGCTTACACGATGAAGGTGGATAATAAAACTGATGTTTATAGCTTCGGTGTTGTGACATTGGAAGTAATTATGGGAAGGCATCCTGGAGAACTCATCTCATCCCTGTTATCATCTGCGTCCTCATCGTCCTCATCATCCTCATCACCATCAACCATCCACCACTTACCACTGAATGATGTGATGGACCAGCGCCCATCACCTCCTGTGAATCAACTGGCAGAGGAAGTAGTGGTTGCAACGAAGTTAGCATTTGAATGCTTGCATGTTAATCCCCAATTTCGGCCAACTATGCAACAAGTTGCTCGAGCACTCTCAACACAGTGCCCACCATTGTCAAAATCGTTTTCCATGATTATGTTGGGTGAGCTGCTGGGTCATGGTCATGGGGGTGAAACTAGCTGAGGGTATTCACTTCTCCATGtaaattttgttatcaattgAGTATTACTGTAAAAGCTTATATTGGGTAGAGTAAGAAGATTTTTTCAGGCCCGAGGAAGTTTCAGCAAATAAGGCATAAGTTCTCTTGTTTTAcacttttattataatataaagctacaattatattttatgtGAAAGGGTCGAATGTATAGGTGTGCTACCGCGAAGAGACCCATTCTGTTCCTGTTGAGATGACAGAGGGGAAATGTGAGGTTCTTCTGAAGCATGATCTGACATCATGTGACGTCCTTGAAACCTTTGgaacatatttttctttgaaggGCCCCTCAAGCAGGTACTTCATTTGTCTCTATGTTAAAGAACGTGATTATTTTACCCCATGTTGCTTCCAAATTTGCAGGTGTATCAATAACCAAGTGGGCTATTGAATATGAAGAGCATGCTGGGGATGCACTCAAATTCAATCATGCAGAATCATCGATGTTTATTAACTATTGCAGTTCGATCCTAAGGTGAATGATTTCATTAACATGAAAATCTCTTTTTCTCTATCTCTCAATTTGTAATAGACCTGTAAATTGGTTGTGATGCAGGGCTGTCGTGGAGGAGTGCGGGAATGCCGATGGCTGTGTCTCTACTTCTGAGGCTACCAAATAATCTGCATCACCGGATCCTTGGACAAGTTGATTTTATTAACTGGGGGGGTTGGGGCGGCCTCCAAGCCAGGTTTGATCAGCTTCTGCTCTGTTTTTTTACTCTATTCTAAGAGCTAAAACCAAGCTGCCATCTTCACAGGGTTTCTCTGGGATGAATCCGTTTAACCTAGGTAGCTGGACTAAAGTTCAGTGTGAAATGATCCTGGCCTTCTTATCATTTGCTGACTACTTTCAGCCTAGGTTCTTCCTGCTCGAGAATGTGAGGACCTTTATGTCTTTCAACAAAGAACAGGGGCATTCCGACAAACTCTAATTTTGTAGAGCAGTCTATGAAGCATTCATCAAAAGTAGCGGAGGGTCATGGGGGTGAAAGTAGCTGAGGGTTCTCTCTTCTCCATGTATATGtgttggattttattttttattttgacttGGCATTCCGTTCTATTAATTTGGACAATCGCTTCAAAGTATTGTTCAGCACAGGAAACAAAATGCTAATTTGAAAAAACTGATAGAGCAAATtcagaagagagaaaaaggaaaggattGCCAATTGATTATTATTGTAAAAGCTTGTATCGTGTCTTTCAAAAAAGAACAGGCCTTTCATATGGTATATTTCTGGATTCCTGGGCTGAAATCCAAGTCATTTGCCTAACCAATTAGAAGGAGCATAATAATTAAATGTTGGTTTAGAATCCTTCTTCAACAATTCTTACCCCGATGATTTA
The window above is part of the Vitis riparia cultivar Riparia Gloire de Montpellier isolate 1030 chromosome 12, EGFV_Vit.rip_1.0, whole genome shotgun sequence genome. Proteins encoded here:
- the LOC117925897 gene encoding MDIS1-interacting receptor like kinase 2-like, producing MALEYSSSYSFLSRLIITPFFFIFLIFPLYSILSFHVTFTSASTPATSLSNVQQDQEALTLLTWKASLDNQTRSFLSSWSGRNSCHHWFGVTCHKSGSVSNLDLDSCGLRGTLHNLNFSSLPNLLILNLHNNSLYGTIPINIGNLSKLIIVLDFGFNHFIGVIPHQLGFLTSLNFLALSSNNFEGPIPPSIGNLRNLTTLYLHTNKISSSIPKKIGLLRSLSVIDLSANNLTGLIPPSIGNLRNLTILSLFKNKLSSSIPQEIGLLKSLNFLDLSTNNLTGPIPPSIGNLRNLTTLYLQRNKLSGSIPQEIGLLRSLNDLRLSTNNLIGSIPSSIGNLRNLTTLSLFKNELSGSIPQEIGLLRSLNDLQLSTNNLTGSIPSVIGNLRNLTTLYLFKNQLSGSIPQEIGWLRLLDDLYLAFNNLNGSIPASIGNLSGLTFLSLHYNRLSGAIPPEMNNITHLKSLQLGENNFIGQLPQEICHGSVLENFSAFGNQFTGPIPKSLKNCTSLFRVRLERNQLTGNIAESFGVYPNLNYIDLSNNNFYGEFSEKWGQCHMLTHLNISNNNISGVIPPQLGKAIQLQQLDLSANRLSGTIPKELGMFPLLFKLLLGNNILSGNIPLELGNLSNLEILDLASNSLSGPIPKQLGNFWKLSSLNLSENRFVDIIPDEIGKMHHLESLDLSQNKLTGEIPPLLGELQYLETLNLSHNELFGTIPHTFEDLISLIAADISYNQLEGPLPNIKAFAPFAAFKNNKGLCGNNVTHLKPCSVSRKKANKFSVLIIILLTVSTVLFLFALIIGIYFLFQKLRKRKTKFPEANVEDLFAIWGHDGELLYEQIIQGTDNFSSRQCIGTGGYGTVYKAELPTGRIVAVKKLHSSEDGDMADLKAFKSEIHALTQIRHRNIVKLYGFSSFAENSFLVYEFMEKGSLQNILCNNEEAERLDWIVRLNVVKGMAKALSYMHHDCSPPLIHRDISSNNVLLDSEYEAHVSDFGTTRLLKSDSSNWTSFAGTFGYTAPELAYTMKVDNKTDVYSFGVVTLEVIMGRHPGELISSLLSSASSSSSSSSSPSTIHHLPLNDVMDQRPSPPVNQLAEEVVVATKLAFECLHVNPQFRPTMQQVARALSTQCPPLSKSFSMIMLGELLGHGHGGETS